The Polaromonas sp. SP1 DNA window TTCGAGCCGGTCCAGGTTGGCGTTGAGCTCGCGCAGGATGTCTTCGACGCGGGTCAGGTTTTCGCGGGTGTCCGACAGTCGGTTGGCGGTCTCGCGGCGGCGTTCTTTATATTTGGAAACACCGGCTGCCTCTTCGAGGAAAAGTCGCAGCTCCTCGGGCTTGGACTCGATGATGCGGCTGATGGTGCCCTGGCCGATGATGGCGTAGGCGCGCGGGCCCAGGCCGGTGCCCAGGAACACGTCCTGCACGTCGCGGCGGCGCACCGGCTGGTTGTTGATGTAGTAGCTGGAGGTGCCGTCGCGCGTCAGCACGCGCTTGACGGCGATCTCGACAAACTGGCCCCACTGGCCGCCGGCGCGGTGGTCGGCGTTGTCGAACACCAACTCGACGCTGGAGCGGCTGGCGGGTTTGCGCGTCGTGGTGCCGTTGAAGATGACGTCCTGCATGGACTCGCCGCGCAGCTCGGAGGCCTTGCTTTCACCCAGCACCCAGCGTACCGCGTCCATGATGTTGGACTTGCCGCAACCGTTGGGGCCCACCACACCGACCAGTTGGCCCGGCAGTACAAAATTGGTGGGCTCTGCAAATGACTTGAAACCAGATAGCTTGATCGAATTGAGACGCACGGCTGTCCCTGTTTTTGTGAAGCTGAGGCTAGCCTTAAGCTAACTCGTTGTTTTTTATAGCGTTTTACAACAAACGCTGGCATATCGGGTGCTGCTTTCGGCAAGCGGCACGGTCCGTCATGTTACCCGAGCAGGACGCAGTTTTTGCCGGGAAAAAGGCCCTTGACGGAGCCAGCGTGAAACACTTTGCTTCGCACGGCAAAGGCCCCCGGTTTCGGGTCCCGGGCGCCGCTCTGGCCCGGGCCGGCCAGACATCCGGAAAATTCAAGCGAAATCGGCCTCCAGCCCATATCCCACCTGGGCAAGTTGCTATGAATTTGATAGTAATCAGGGCAAAACGCGGCAGGCGCCGCCGCTTGCCTGCCAGGGGCCGGCAAGGCAAGGCTGGATAATCCGGGTATGAATCCCCTGCTTTCACGCCTTCAGCCCTATCCTTTTGAGCGGCTGCGCCTGCTGCACGCCGACATCACCCCCAACCCGGCCTACAAACCCATCAGCCTGGGCATTGGCGAACCCCGCCACGCCACGCCGCAGCTCGTCAAAGACGCGCTGACGGCCAGCCTGAACGGCCTGGCCAGCTACCCGGGCACCCTGGGCGAGCCCAAGTTGCGCCAGTCCATGGCCGACTGGATGGCCCGCCGCTATCAGTTGAAGCTGGACCCGGCCACCCAAATCCTGCCGGTCAACGGATCGCGCGAAGCGCTGTTTTCACTCGCACAAACCGTGCTGGACGCCAGCAAACCGGGCGCCACCGTGGTCTGCCCCAACCCGTTTTATCAAATCTACGAAGGCGCGGCCCTGCTGGCCGGCGCCCAGACCTGGTATGCGCCCAGCGACCCGGCACGCAACTTCGGCATCGACTGGGCGGCTGTGCCGGCCGAGGTCTGGGCCAAAACCCAGCTGGTGTTTGTCTGCTCGCCCGGCAATCCCACCGGCTCGGTGATGTCGCTGCCCGAATGGAAGCTGCTGTTTGAACTCAGCGACCGCTACGGCTTTGTGATTGCCTCGGACGAGTGCTACAGCGAGATCTACTTCCGCGACGAAGCGCCGCTGGGCGGCCTGCAAGCGGCCTCGCAGCTGGGCCGGCATGACTTCAAGAACCTGATCTCGCTCACCAGCCTGTCCAAACGCAGCAATGTGCCCGGCCTGCGCAGCGGTTTTGTAGCGGGCGACGCTGCGCTGATCAAGCCGTTTTTGCTCTACCGCACCTACCACGGCAGCGCGATGAGCCCTATCGTGCAGGCGGCCAGCATCGCGGCCTGGAATGATGAGCAGCACGTGGTCGACAACCGCGCCATGTACCGCGAGAAATTCGCCAAAGTCACGCCCATGCTCTCGGCCGTGATGGACGTCGCCCTGCCCGACGCGGGCTTTTACCTGTGGGCGGCAATTCCCGAAGCCTTCAAGGGCTCGGACCCCGCGTTCTCGCGCGAGCTGCTCGCTCTTTACAATGTCGTGGTGTTGCCGGGCAGTTACCTGGCACGCGATGCGCAGGGGCACAACCCCGGCGCCGGCAGAATCCGCATGGCACTGGTGGCAGAAACCGCCGAATGCGTAGAGGCGGCAGAGCGCATCGTCCAGTTCATCCAATCCAAAGTTCACTGAAAAAACCATTCTCATGACTCAAGCCAACCTGCAAGCGCTCCAGCAAACCATTGACGCCGCCTGGGAAGACCGCGCCAACCTGTCGCCCAAATCGGCGCCCAAGGACATCCTGGAGGCCGTGGAGCAAACGATCTCCCAGCTGAACAACGGCTCGCTGCGCGTGGCCACCCGCGAAAGCGTCGGCGTGTGGACGACGCACCAGTGGATCAAGAAAGCCGTGCTGCTGAGCTTTCGCCTGCAGGACAACGAACTCATGCGTGCCGGCGACCTGGGCTTTTTCGACAAGGTCAAAACCAAGTTTGCACACCTGAGCGAAAGCGAAATGCGCGCCACCGGCGTGCGCGTGGTGCCGCCCGCCGTGGCGCGCCGCGGCAGCTTTATCGCCAAGGGCGCGATCCTGATGCCCAGCTACGTCAACATCGGCGCCTGGGTCGGTGAAGGCACCATGGTCGACACCTGGGCCACCGTGGGCAGCTGCGCGCAGGTCGGCAACAACGTGCACCTTTCCGGCGGCGTCGGCCTGGGCGGCGTGCTCGAGCCTTTGCAGGCCAACCCCACCATCATTGAAGACAACTGCTTTATCGGCGCGCGCTCCGAAGTGGTCGAAGGCGTGATCGTCGAAGAGAACTCGGTGATCTCGATGGGCGTTTACATCGGCCAGAGCACGCCGATTTACGACCGCGAAGCGGACACCGTCACCTATGGCCGCATTCCCGCAGGCTCCGTGGTCGTGTCGGGCAACCTGCCCAAGGCCGGCGGCAAGTACAGCATGTACTGCGCGGTGATCGTGAAGCGCGTGGATGCAAAAACGCGCTCCACCACCAGCCTGAACGACCTGCTGCGCGACTAGACATGGCCCCCACGCTTCTCGCTTCGCGTAGCACGCTGCCCCCCGAGGGGGCCGCTGCGCCTGCGGCCCGGCAAAGCCGGTTCCGCGGCCCCTGCTGGCGAGAAACCGTAAGCCGAGTGGCCGGCGTTGTATTTCATTTCAATCAAGAGGGCGGACTATGAGCACGATGGAAAGAATCCTTCGTTTGATGGCGGACAAAAAAGCGTCGGACGTTTACCTGTCTGCGCACTCTCCCGCCCTGATCAAGATCAACGGCCAGGCGATTCCCATCAATGCGCAAATCCTGCCGCCGGACGCGCCGCGCAACCTGCTGGCCGAAGTGCTGCCGCCCGAGCGCATCGAGGAACTCGAGGAAATGGGCGAGC harbors:
- the dapC gene encoding succinyldiaminopimelate transaminase, giving the protein MNPLLSRLQPYPFERLRLLHADITPNPAYKPISLGIGEPRHATPQLVKDALTASLNGLASYPGTLGEPKLRQSMADWMARRYQLKLDPATQILPVNGSREALFSLAQTVLDASKPGATVVCPNPFYQIYEGAALLAGAQTWYAPSDPARNFGIDWAAVPAEVWAKTQLVFVCSPGNPTGSVMSLPEWKLLFELSDRYGFVIASDECYSEIYFRDEAPLGGLQAASQLGRHDFKNLISLTSLSKRSNVPGLRSGFVAGDAALIKPFLLYRTYHGSAMSPIVQAASIAAWNDEQHVVDNRAMYREKFAKVTPMLSAVMDVALPDAGFYLWAAIPEAFKGSDPAFSRELLALYNVVVLPGSYLARDAQGHNPGAGRIRMALVAETAECVEAAERIVQFIQSKVH
- the dapD gene encoding 2,3,4,5-tetrahydropyridine-2,6-dicarboxylate N-succinyltransferase, which translates into the protein MTQANLQALQQTIDAAWEDRANLSPKSAPKDILEAVEQTISQLNNGSLRVATRESVGVWTTHQWIKKAVLLSFRLQDNELMRAGDLGFFDKVKTKFAHLSESEMRATGVRVVPPAVARRGSFIAKGAILMPSYVNIGAWVGEGTMVDTWATVGSCAQVGNNVHLSGGVGLGGVLEPLQANPTIIEDNCFIGARSEVVEGVIVEENSVISMGVYIGQSTPIYDREADTVTYGRIPAGSVVVSGNLPKAGGKYSMYCAVIVKRVDAKTRSTTSLNDLLRD